The following coding sequences are from one Eucalyptus grandis isolate ANBG69807.140 chromosome 11, ASM1654582v1, whole genome shotgun sequence window:
- the LOC104426366 gene encoding BAG family molecular chaperone regulator 4 isoform X1, with product MRPCGMLVQRREEEEEGDAAGCDGAGGNGPPVKINVSYGSSQHEIFVPSRSTFGEMKHIVAKRIGLDPAEQRLLFRGKEQEDEEHLHLAGIKDNSKVVVLENPASKEKKLEQSQESEEVSRASEAVAGIRAEVDKLSKRVAELEVLVHDGTKVEEKKIVEPTELLMRQLLKLDGIEAQGEARVQRKAEVRRVQGLVDQLDSLKELQDPIESVNAWTYLVIQPLRAYRWKSTPQLSSSNMPIVSQVIFKNCKINIAVLTTMAMGWKVEWLLRLILTSAPGES from the exons ATGAGGCCTTGTGGCATGCTCGTGCAGAggagggaagaggaggaggagggggacgCTGCCGGTTGTGACGGGGCCGGCGGAAATGGACCGCCGGTCAAGATCAACGTCTCTTATGGGTCGTCTCAGCACGAGATCTTTGTGCCATCTCGCTCCACCTTCG GGGAAATGAAACATATTGTTGCTAAAAGAATTGGCTTGGACCCTGCAGAGCAGAGACTTTTGTTTAGGGGTAAAGAGCAGGAGGATGAAGAGCATTTGCACCTTGCAGGCATAAAGGATAACTCCAAGGTTGTGGTTTTGGAGAATCCAGCTAGTAAAGAGAAGAAGCTTGAGCAGTCCCAGGAGAGTGAAGAGGTCTCCAGAGCATCTGAAGCTGTTGCTGGCATCAGAGCAGAAGTTGATAAACTCTCTAAAAGG GTAGCTGAGCTCGAAGTGCTTGTGCATGATGGCACAAAagtagaagagaagaaaattgtgGAGCCTACAGAGTTGCTCATGAGGCAGTTGCTGAAATTGGATGGTATTGAGGCTCAAGGAGAGGCTAGGGTGCAGAGGAAGGCTGAG GTGCGTCGGGTGCAGGGTCTAGTGGATCAATTGGACAGTTTGAAG GAGCTTCAAGACCCTATCGAGTCAGTCAATGCTTGGACCTACCTAGTAATTCAACCTTTACGGGCTTACAGGTGGAAGAGCACACCCCAGCTAAGTTCGTCCAACATGCCCATCGTGTCACAGGTGATTTTCAAGAACTGCAAAATAAACATAGCAGTATTAACAACAATGGCCATGGGCTGGAAGGTTGAGTGGTTGCTCCGGTTGATTCTTACAAGTGCGCCAGGGGAAAGCTAA
- the LOC104426366 gene encoding BAG family molecular chaperone regulator 4 isoform X2: MRPCGMLVQRREEEEEGDAAGCDGAGGNGPPVKINVSYGSSQHEIFVPSRSTFGEMKHIVAKRIGLDPAEQRLLFRGKEQEDEEHLHLAGIKDNSKVVVLENPASKEKKLEQSQESEEVSRASEAVAGIRAEVDKLSKRVAELEVLVHDGTKVEEKKIVEPTELLMRQLLKLDGIEAQGEARVQRKAEVRRVQGLVDQLDSLKELQDPIESVNAWTYLVIQPLRAYRWKSTPQLSSSNMPIVSQVKESGEVLFCSQRGQTKEMTP; this comes from the exons ATGAGGCCTTGTGGCATGCTCGTGCAGAggagggaagaggaggaggagggggacgCTGCCGGTTGTGACGGGGCCGGCGGAAATGGACCGCCGGTCAAGATCAACGTCTCTTATGGGTCGTCTCAGCACGAGATCTTTGTGCCATCTCGCTCCACCTTCG GGGAAATGAAACATATTGTTGCTAAAAGAATTGGCTTGGACCCTGCAGAGCAGAGACTTTTGTTTAGGGGTAAAGAGCAGGAGGATGAAGAGCATTTGCACCTTGCAGGCATAAAGGATAACTCCAAGGTTGTGGTTTTGGAGAATCCAGCTAGTAAAGAGAAGAAGCTTGAGCAGTCCCAGGAGAGTGAAGAGGTCTCCAGAGCATCTGAAGCTGTTGCTGGCATCAGAGCAGAAGTTGATAAACTCTCTAAAAGG GTAGCTGAGCTCGAAGTGCTTGTGCATGATGGCACAAAagtagaagagaagaaaattgtgGAGCCTACAGAGTTGCTCATGAGGCAGTTGCTGAAATTGGATGGTATTGAGGCTCAAGGAGAGGCTAGGGTGCAGAGGAAGGCTGAG GTGCGTCGGGTGCAGGGTCTAGTGGATCAATTGGACAGTTTGAAG GAGCTTCAAGACCCTATCGAGTCAGTCAATGCTTGGACCTACCTAGTAATTCAACCTTTACGGGCTTACAGGTGGAAGAGCACACCCCAGCTAAGTTCGTCCAACATGCCCATCGTGTCACAG GTCAAAGAGAGCGGCGAAGTCCTATTTTGCTCCCAAAGGGGACAAACAAAGGAGATGACGCCGTGA
- the LOC104426365 gene encoding uncharacterized protein LOC104426365: MKEIEGESRTECSEECQSSYQNKEEEEESDENEDESKAANGGSSSNSTVEEMSHDGRHHHQKKPSVRPYVRSKMPRLRWTPDLHLRFIHAIERLGGQDRATPKLVLQLMNIKGLSIAHVKSHLQMYRNKKIDDNGQVLADHRHLVECGENNNVYKLSQLPMLQGYSGQTSNFRYGDPCWRAGEYQMHNNPFSGWRSREETRPGLYGRVAEKLFGNKNGIWSNFLLGASSFNRQPNWTYQQEVKHPYISSRNQGTWKNIESRMSQIEHQRTAQLRAEGGENGNFDKSIASELKRKVDGRDIDLNLSLQVNQDYDEGHGSSEEANDVDSSLSLSLFSAKASKHRKLNDESKEIKEHGIGRASTLDLTL, encoded by the exons ATGAAGGAGATAGAGGGAGAGAGCCGTACGGAGTGTTCGGAGGAGTGTCAGTCATCCTACCAgaacaaggaggaggaggaggagagcgaCGAGAATGAAGACGAAAGTAAGGCCGCGAACGGTGGGAGCTCCAGCAACAGCACCGTGGAAGAGATGAGTCATGAtggtcgtcatcatcatcagaaGAAGCCATCCGTGCGTCCGTACGTCAGATCCAAGATGCCAAGGCTTCGCTGGACACCCGATCTTCACCTCCGCTTTATTCATGCTATCGAAAGGCTTGGTGGCCAAGACA GAGCAACGCCGAAGCTGGTTCTTCAGTTGATGAACATTAAAGGCCTTAGCATTGCTCATGTCAAGAGTCATCTTCAG ATGTATAGAAACAAAAAGATCGATGATAACGGTCAAG TGCTGGCGGATCATAGGCATCTTGTGGAATGTGGAGAGAACAATAACGTCTATAAACTCAGTCAACTGCCAATGCTTCAAGGATATAGCGGCCAAACTTCAAATTTCAG ATATGGAGATCCCTGTTGGAGAGCTGGCGAATACCAAATGCATAACAATCCCTTCTCAGGCTGGAGATCAAGGGAAGAAACCAGACCCGGATTATATGGGAGAGTCGCTGAAAAATTATTTGGTAACAAAAATGGCATTTGGTCTAATTTCTTGCTGGGTGCTTCCTCCTTCAACCGCCAACCCAACTGGACCTACCAACAAGAAGTCAAGCATCCATACATATCTTCCCGCAATCAAGGAACCTGGAAAAATATCGAAAGCAGAATGAGCCAAATTGAGCATCAGCGCACCGCACAACTAAGAGCCGAAGGTGGAGAAAATGGAAATTTCGACAAGAGTATCGCTTCAGAATTAAAGAGGAAGGTTGATGGTCGCGACATCGACCTAAATCTCTCTCTTCAGGTGAATCAAGACTATGACGAGGGACATGGGAGTTCAGAGGAGGCAAATGATGTCGATAGTAGTTTGtctttgtctttattttctgcaaaagcATCAAAACATAGGAAATTGAATGatgaaagtaaagaaattaaagaacaTGGTATTGGAAGGGCAAGTACTCTTGATCTGACTCTATGA